The Hippoglossus stenolepis isolate QCI-W04-F060 chromosome 11, HSTE1.2, whole genome shotgun sequence genome includes a window with the following:
- the eif4g1a gene encoding eukaryotic translation initiation factor 4 gamma 1a isoform X2, protein MNKPPQPITGPTSVPNPSPSPGLTQAAYGPGQPPSLVFATPPPPQMNSAPQTRQFAAGPRTLHQQGGYRALQTYYPNRPAMATSAPRVQTSSGPRPVGPTHVYPPSSQMMMISQQQLSFAGSPQGYFIPPPGQYRAPYMPPTQQYPVTSGTAGFYPGTSPAEYTTYAGAYYPAQPQYSPSVQPTPVMINPTQQQQQAPPPQQPPAQAQGPLKRERKPIRIRDPNQGGRDITEEIMSGGRSTTTPTPPQASIADLSPPQTNGEVVQPVATVTRQDDNMEPAVSAETPPPPATADTEPVLEAKQEMDSQMSVCAEPDAQSVAPTAATEDPSPLIKDEQSPSSLPPVVASTTTTTPAEAVNKDVTKVSDTVDAPVSPSASIAAQEAPVKLEEPQAAPAPPEKAPEKEEKITTEEVKKVEKEEQVASSKLEPVVEDAAIVTPVKVAKEEAVTKASTEMSQPPPSVQEHAAPQTQSAALISAPESEPKPEPTPEPKPEPEPTPAETAEPLLSNGLPQNVEELSEDVALSDTTSLDKPDASQSQESTPVAKMAAPTQEEEEEEKKVEEKKVEEEEKVEEEEKVEEKVEEEKEKIEDVPPAPISCPTEESTMQAATSLPKKRRNMKELNKKPMGDLLDAFTDEQEPKPVSEPLPTPADPVPVAPAEPPAEPPAEVVDETWEEKEDKQNAVPDRPKATPETTEQKYQYKEEQWKPINPEEKKQYDRDFLLGFQFSSASMNKPEGLPTISDVVLDKVNKTPLRPADPARLINVGPDFTPSYLGNLGSRSVGGPRGPPPGPRRSQQGQRKEPRKINISSMSFNDDVQLNKAEKAWKPSVKKSTRSRCAEETEEDDTEQGKTRELFKRLRSILNKLTPQKFQELMKQVTDLAIDTEERLKGAIDLIFEKAISEPNFSVAYANMCRCLMGLKVPTSDKPGVFANFRKLLLNRCQKEFEKDQDDDEIFEKKQKELEASKDDEERERLRVALNDARDQARRRSLGNIKFIGELFKLKMLTEAIMHDCVVKLLKNHDQESLECLCRLFSTIGKDLDFEKAKPRMDQYFTQMDKIIKEKKTSSRIRFMLQDVVDLRKCNWVPRRGEQGPKTIDQIHKEAEMEEHREHIKVQQLISKGGGGGGGGGGGGGGGGGGGRMGGGMGGRGSHTPGGGRNNQPQDEGWNTVPISKNRPIDTTRLSKITKPGSLDFNNQLLAPGGKSIAGSWGKGSSGGTGAKPASGEQDSGRPATSTNRFSALQSGSSLSTSDSDRRVPQRSSSSRERGGDRGDQKDRFDRFDRNEGREGRDDRSSSNQITKRSFSRESQDRGGRAGDSRTPTDPVRRVASMTDDRDRGSRDRGSRDQGSRDRGSGDRGSRDQGSRDRGSRDRGSGDQGSRDRGSRDRVPSKDLTAKRESAPTPPPSLPKPTLTEEELEKKANAIVEEYLHINDLKEALQCVAELNSASLLYVFVRNGVESTLERSTIARERMGHLLHQLIKAGTLPTPQCYKGLEEILEAAEDMAIDIPHIWLYLAELITPLLHEGGIPMGQLFREISKPLLPLGKAAVLLVQILKLLCDGMTPKKVGAMWTEDGLSWSDFLPKDEDVNKFVTEQKVDFTTGEMTESVEEDEKKTLSGEELSKQLDRLLEEKADDQRVGDWVEANLDEAQATSNQFVRALMTAVCQSAIICDNPYRVDPSQIKLRASLLQKYLCDEQKELQALCALQALMVHMEQPANLLRMFFDALYDEDVIKEEAFYKWESSKDPAEQTGKGVALKSVTAFFTWLREAEEEESDKE, encoded by the exons ATGAACAAACCACCACAGCCTATAACGGGACCCACCTCTGTCCCAAACCCTTCCCCTTCCCCTGGATTGACACAG GCTGCCTACGGTCCAGGACAGCCCCCTTCTCTTGTTTTTgccacccctccacctccacaaaTGAACTCTGCACCCCAGACAAGACAG TTTGCTGCAGGGCCCCGTACTTTACACCAACAG GGTGGATACAGAGCATTACAG ACATACTATCCAAACCGGCCAGCCATGGCCACCAGTGCTCCAAGAGTACAGACAAGTAGTGGCCCCAGACCTGTTGGACCTACCCATGTCTACCCGCCCAGCTcccagatgatgatgatttccCAGCAGCAGCTGTCTTTCGCTGGATCCCCTCAGGGCTACTTCATCCCCCCTCCTGGACAG TACCGGGCCCCATACATGCCTCCAACTCAGCAGTATCCTGTGACCAGCGGTACAGCTGGCTTCTATCCGGGAACCAGCCCGGCTGAATACACCACTTATG CAGGAGCATATTATCCGGCTCAGCCACAGTACTCTCCATCTGTCCAGCCCACACCGGTCATGATCAACCCCACCCAGCAACAGCAACAAGCCCCGCCTCCTCAGCAACCACCGGCACAGGCACAAGGCCCACTAAAGAGGGAACGCAAACCG ATAAGAATACGAGACCCCAACCAGGGCGGGCGTGATATCACAGAGGAGATAATGTCAGGTGGAAGGTCCACCACCACACCGACTCCCCCACAG GCCTCCATAGCAGATTTAAGTCCTCCACAGACCAATGGTGAAGTTGTACAGCCTGTCGCTACAGTGACGAGACAAG ATGATAACATGGAGCCTGCTGTTAGCGCTGAaacccctccacctcctgccaCAGCAGATACAGAGCCTGTGCTGGAGGCCAAACAGGAAATGGACAGCCAGATGTCGGTGTGTGCTGAACCAGATGCACAATCTGTAGCCCCCACAGCTGCTACTGAGGATCCATCCCCATTGATAAAGGACGAGCagtctccctcttccctccctcctgtaGTAGCatctactacaactactactccTGCTGAGGCAGTAAATAAAGACGTTACTAAAGTCAGTGACACAGTAGATGCTCCTGTCAGCCCTTCGGCATCAATAGCAGCACAAGAGGCACCTGTCAAACTAGAGGAACCACAGGCTGCCCCAGCTCCACCTGAGAAGGCAccagaaaaggaagaaaagataacaacagaggaagtgaagaaagtTGAAAAAGAGGAGCAGGTGGCTAGTTCCAAGTTGGAGCCTGTAGTTGAAGATGCAGCGATAGTTACCCCTGTTAAAGTGGCAAAAGAAGAAGCCGTGACAAAAGCGTCAACTGAAATGTCTCAGCCTCCACCCTCTGTACAGGAACATGCTGCTCCACAGACCCAGAGCGCTGCCCTCATCTCTGCACCTGAATCTGAACCCAAACCTGAACCCACACCTGAACCcaaacctgaacctgaacctacTCCGGCTGAAACAGCAGAGCCTCTCCTCTCCAACGGTCTTCCTCAGAACGTTGAGGAACTGTCTGAGGATGTTGCGCTTTCAGACACTACATCCCTTGACAAGCCCGATGCCTCTCAATCTCAGGAATCCACACCTGTAGCTAAAATGGCAGCACCAacccaggaggaggaggaggaggagaagaaggtggaagagaagaaggtggaagaggaggagaaggtggaagaggaggagaaggtggaggagaaggtggaagaggagaaggagaaaattGAGGATGTCCCTCCTGCCCCTATCAGCTGCCCTACAGAGGAATCTACTATGCAAG CTGCTACGTCTCTGccaaagaagaggaggaacatgAAGGAGCTCAACAAAAAGCCCATGGGAGACCTCCTGGATGCATTCACAGAT gagcaggagcccAAGCCTGTTTCTGAACCTTTGCCCACTCCGGCCGACCCTGTCCCTGTTGCTCCAGCTGAACCTCCTGCTGAACCTCCTGCTGAGGTCGTAGATGAGACttgggaagagaaagaggacaaacagaATGCAGTACCTGACAGGCCCAAAGCCACGCCGGAGACAACTGAGCAGAAATACCAGTACAAAGAAG AACAATGGAAGCCGATAAACccagaagagaagaagcagtATGACAGGGATTTCCTCCTGGGATTCCAGTTCAGCAGCGCCAGTATGAACAAACCTGAGGGTCTGCCCACCATCAGTGATGTGGTCCTGGACAAG GTGAACAAGACTCCTCTGCGACCTGCTGACCCAGCTCGACTAATTAACGTTGGTCCTGATTTTACTCCCTCATATTTGGGGAATCTTGGGAGCAGATCAGTGGGAGGACCACGAGGCCCA CCTCCTGGGCCACGTCGCTCCCAGCAGGGTCAGCGTAAAGAACCTAGGAAAATCAACATCAGCAGCATGTCCTTCAATGATGACGTGCAACTCAACAAGGCTGAGAAGGCCTGGAAGCCATCAGTGAAGAAGTCCACTCGAAGCCGCTGTGCCGAGGAAACCGAAGAAGATGACACTGAACAGGGCAAGACTCGGGAGCTGTTCAAGCGTCTGCGCAGTATCCTCAACAAGTTGACTCCTCAGAAGTTTCAGGAGCTGATGAAGCAGGTGACGGATCTGGCGATAGACACGGAGGAGAGGCTGAAGGGAGCCATTGACCTCATCTTTGAGAAGGCCATCTCAGAGCCCAACTTCTCTGTGGCCTACGCCAATATGTGCCGCTGCCTTATGGGA TTGAAAGTCCCCACTTCGGACAAGCCAGGAGTTTTTGCCAACTTCCGTAAACTGCTGCTTAACCGCTGTCAGAAAGAGTTTGAGAAGGAccaggatgatgatgagatctttgagaagaagcagaaagagtTGGAAGCTTCCAAAGAT GATGAAGAGCGTGAGCGCTTGAGAGTGGCGCTGAATGATGCCAGAGACCAGGCCCGCCGGCGCTCACTGGGAAACATTAAGTTCATAGGCGAGCTCTTCAAGCTGAAGATGCTGACTGAGGCCATCATGCACGACTGTGTAGTGAAACTACTAAAGAATCACGACCAAGAGTCTCTGGAGTGTCTCTGCAGGCTGTTCTCCACTATTGGAAAAGATCTGGACTTTGAAAAGGCCAAG CCTCGTATGGATCAGTATTTTACCCAGATGGACAAGATcatcaaagagaaaaagactTCATCCAGAATCCGCTTCATGCTGCAAGATGTCGTGGACCTCAGAAAG TGCAACTGGGTGCCTCGCAGAGGAGAACAGGGTCCTAAAACAATTGACCAAATTCACAAggaggcagagatggaggagcacAGGGAGCACATCAAAGTGCAGCAGCTCATATCCAAGGGAGGTGgcggtggaggtggtggaggaggaggtggaggaggtggaggtggtggaggcagGATGGGAGGGGGCATGGGGGGCCGAGGGTCTCACACACCAGGAGGTGGCCGGAATAACCAGCCTCAGGATGAGGGATGGAACACGGTGCCCATCTCCAAGAACAGACCTATCGACACCACCCGCCTTAGCAAGATCACCAAG CCCggttctctggacttcaacaATCAACTGTTGGCTCCAGGAGGCAAAAGCATTGCAGGCAGCTGGGGCAAAGGCAGCAGTGGAGGAACTGGAGCTAAACCAGCCAGTGGAGAGCAAG ATTCTGGTCGTCCAGCTACCAGCACCAACCGATTTTCTGCCCTGCAGTCTGGTTCTTCGTTGTCTACATCCGACTCCGATCGCAGAGTTCCTCAGAG GTCAAGCTCCAGTCGTGAGCGCGGTGGAGACAGGGGCGACCAGAAGGATCGCTTTGACCGATTTGATCGCAATGAGGGACGGGAAGGTCGTGACGACAGGAGCAGCAGTAACCAAATCACAAAGAGAAGCTTCAGCAGAGAGTCGCAGGACCGCGGAGGGAGGGCTGGAGACAGCCGGACCCCGACTGATCCCGTGCGTCGCGTCGCCAGCATGACTGATGACAGGGACAGAGGAAGTCGGGACAGGGGAAGCAGAGACCAAGGAAGCAGAGACCGAGGAAGTGGGGACAGGGGAAGCAGAGACCAAGGAAGCAGAGACCGAGGAAGTCGGGACAGGGGAAGCGGAGACCAAGGAAGCAGAGACCGAGGAAGTCGGGACAGGGTTCCAAGCAAAGATCTCACAG CTAAGCGTGAGAGCgcccccactcctcctccttctctccctaAACCTACTTTgactgaggaggagctggagaagaaggCCAATGCCATCGTTGAAGAATACCTCCACATTAATGACTTGAAG GAGGCGCTGCAGTGTGTGGCAGAGCTCAACAGTGCCTCGCTGCTGTACGTGTTTGTGCGGAACGGCGTGGAGTCAACGCTGGAGCGCAGCACAATCGCTAGAGAGCGCATGGGCCACTTGCTGCACCAACTTATAAAGGCAGGGACATTGCCCACACCGCAGTGCTACAAAGG GCTAGAAGAGATCCTGGAGGCAGCCGAAGACATGGCCATAGATATACCTCACATATGGCTCTACCTGGCTGAACTCATTACCCCCCTGCTCCATGAGGGAGGCATCCCTATGGGACAGCTCTTCAG GGAGATCTCAaagcctctcctccctctgggGAAGGCCGCTGTGCTGCTGGTTCAGATCCTTAAGCTGCTCTGCGACGGAATG ACCCCTAAGAAGGTCGGGGCCATGTGGACAGAGGACGGGCTGAGCTGGAGTGACTTCTTGCCCAAGGACGAGGACGTCAACAAGTTTGTCACTGAACAG aAGGTGGATTTCACCACAGGAGAAATGACGGAGTCAGTGgaagaggatgaaaagaaaaccctgAGTGGAGAAGAGCTCAGTAAACAGCTGGACAGACTCCTCGAGGAAAAGGCCGACGACCAGCGCGTCGGAGACTGGGTAGAG gCCAACTTGGACGAGGCGCAGGCGACTTCCAACCAGTTCGTACGAGCATTGATGACCGCAGTGTGCCAGTCCGCCATCATAT GTGACAACCCGTACAGGGTGGATCCAAGTCAGATCAAGCTGAGAGCCAGTCTTCTGCAGAAATACCTGTGTGACGAGCAGAAAGAGCTGCAGGCCCTTTGCGCCCTCCAGGCTCTGATGGTGCACATGGAGCAGCCTGCGA acCTGCTGCGGATGTTCTTCGACGCCTTGTACGATGAGGACGTCATTAAAGAAGAGGCCTTCTATAAGTGGGAATCGAGCAAAGACCCTGCGGAGCAGACAGGCAAAGGTGTGGCCTTGAAATCTGTCACCGCCTTCTTCACCTGGCTCCgcgaggcagaggaggaggagtctgacAAGGAATAA
- the eif4g1a gene encoding eukaryotic translation initiation factor 4 gamma 1a isoform X1: MNKPPQPITGPTSVPNPSPSPGLTQAAYGPGQPPSLVFATPPPPQMNSAPQTRQFAAGPRTLHQQGGYRALQTYYPNRPAMATSAPRVQTSSGPRPVGPTHVYPPSSQMMMISQQQLSFAGSPQGYFIPPPGQYRAPYMPPTQQYPVTSGTAGFYPGTSPAEYTTYAGAYYPAQPQYSPSVQPTPVMINPTQQQQQAPPPQQPPAQAQGPLKRERKPVIRIRDPNQGGRDITEEIMSGGRSTTTPTPPQASIADLSPPQTNGEVVQPVATVTRQDDNMEPAVSAETPPPPATADTEPVLEAKQEMDSQMSVCAEPDAQSVAPTAATEDPSPLIKDEQSPSSLPPVVASTTTTTPAEAVNKDVTKVSDTVDAPVSPSASIAAQEAPVKLEEPQAAPAPPEKAPEKEEKITTEEVKKVEKEEQVASSKLEPVVEDAAIVTPVKVAKEEAVTKASTEMSQPPPSVQEHAAPQTQSAALISAPESEPKPEPTPEPKPEPEPTPAETAEPLLSNGLPQNVEELSEDVALSDTTSLDKPDASQSQESTPVAKMAAPTQEEEEEEKKVEEKKVEEEEKVEEEEKVEEKVEEEKEKIEDVPPAPISCPTEESTMQAATSLPKKRRNMKELNKKPMGDLLDAFTDEQEPKPVSEPLPTPADPVPVAPAEPPAEPPAEVVDETWEEKEDKQNAVPDRPKATPETTEQKYQYKEEQWKPINPEEKKQYDRDFLLGFQFSSASMNKPEGLPTISDVVLDKVNKTPLRPADPARLINVGPDFTPSYLGNLGSRSVGGPRGPPPGPRRSQQGQRKEPRKINISSMSFNDDVQLNKAEKAWKPSVKKSTRSRCAEETEEDDTEQGKTRELFKRLRSILNKLTPQKFQELMKQVTDLAIDTEERLKGAIDLIFEKAISEPNFSVAYANMCRCLMGLKVPTSDKPGVFANFRKLLLNRCQKEFEKDQDDDEIFEKKQKELEASKDDEERERLRVALNDARDQARRRSLGNIKFIGELFKLKMLTEAIMHDCVVKLLKNHDQESLECLCRLFSTIGKDLDFEKAKPRMDQYFTQMDKIIKEKKTSSRIRFMLQDVVDLRKCNWVPRRGEQGPKTIDQIHKEAEMEEHREHIKVQQLISKGGGGGGGGGGGGGGGGGGGRMGGGMGGRGSHTPGGGRNNQPQDEGWNTVPISKNRPIDTTRLSKITKPGSLDFNNQLLAPGGKSIAGSWGKGSSGGTGAKPASGEQDSGRPATSTNRFSALQSGSSLSTSDSDRRVPQRSSSSRERGGDRGDQKDRFDRFDRNEGREGRDDRSSSNQITKRSFSRESQDRGGRAGDSRTPTDPVRRVASMTDDRDRGSRDRGSRDQGSRDRGSGDRGSRDQGSRDRGSRDRGSGDQGSRDRGSRDRVPSKDLTAKRESAPTPPPSLPKPTLTEEELEKKANAIVEEYLHINDLKEALQCVAELNSASLLYVFVRNGVESTLERSTIARERMGHLLHQLIKAGTLPTPQCYKGLEEILEAAEDMAIDIPHIWLYLAELITPLLHEGGIPMGQLFREISKPLLPLGKAAVLLVQILKLLCDGMTPKKVGAMWTEDGLSWSDFLPKDEDVNKFVTEQKVDFTTGEMTESVEEDEKKTLSGEELSKQLDRLLEEKADDQRVGDWVEANLDEAQATSNQFVRALMTAVCQSAIICDNPYRVDPSQIKLRASLLQKYLCDEQKELQALCALQALMVHMEQPANLLRMFFDALYDEDVIKEEAFYKWESSKDPAEQTGKGVALKSVTAFFTWLREAEEEESDKE; the protein is encoded by the exons ATGAACAAACCACCACAGCCTATAACGGGACCCACCTCTGTCCCAAACCCTTCCCCTTCCCCTGGATTGACACAG GCTGCCTACGGTCCAGGACAGCCCCCTTCTCTTGTTTTTgccacccctccacctccacaaaTGAACTCTGCACCCCAGACAAGACAG TTTGCTGCAGGGCCCCGTACTTTACACCAACAG GGTGGATACAGAGCATTACAG ACATACTATCCAAACCGGCCAGCCATGGCCACCAGTGCTCCAAGAGTACAGACAAGTAGTGGCCCCAGACCTGTTGGACCTACCCATGTCTACCCGCCCAGCTcccagatgatgatgatttccCAGCAGCAGCTGTCTTTCGCTGGATCCCCTCAGGGCTACTTCATCCCCCCTCCTGGACAG TACCGGGCCCCATACATGCCTCCAACTCAGCAGTATCCTGTGACCAGCGGTACAGCTGGCTTCTATCCGGGAACCAGCCCGGCTGAATACACCACTTATG CAGGAGCATATTATCCGGCTCAGCCACAGTACTCTCCATCTGTCCAGCCCACACCGGTCATGATCAACCCCACCCAGCAACAGCAACAAGCCCCGCCTCCTCAGCAACCACCGGCACAGGCACAAGGCCCACTAAAGAGGGAACGCAAACCGGTA ATAAGAATACGAGACCCCAACCAGGGCGGGCGTGATATCACAGAGGAGATAATGTCAGGTGGAAGGTCCACCACCACACCGACTCCCCCACAG GCCTCCATAGCAGATTTAAGTCCTCCACAGACCAATGGTGAAGTTGTACAGCCTGTCGCTACAGTGACGAGACAAG ATGATAACATGGAGCCTGCTGTTAGCGCTGAaacccctccacctcctgccaCAGCAGATACAGAGCCTGTGCTGGAGGCCAAACAGGAAATGGACAGCCAGATGTCGGTGTGTGCTGAACCAGATGCACAATCTGTAGCCCCCACAGCTGCTACTGAGGATCCATCCCCATTGATAAAGGACGAGCagtctccctcttccctccctcctgtaGTAGCatctactacaactactactccTGCTGAGGCAGTAAATAAAGACGTTACTAAAGTCAGTGACACAGTAGATGCTCCTGTCAGCCCTTCGGCATCAATAGCAGCACAAGAGGCACCTGTCAAACTAGAGGAACCACAGGCTGCCCCAGCTCCACCTGAGAAGGCAccagaaaaggaagaaaagataacaacagaggaagtgaagaaagtTGAAAAAGAGGAGCAGGTGGCTAGTTCCAAGTTGGAGCCTGTAGTTGAAGATGCAGCGATAGTTACCCCTGTTAAAGTGGCAAAAGAAGAAGCCGTGACAAAAGCGTCAACTGAAATGTCTCAGCCTCCACCCTCTGTACAGGAACATGCTGCTCCACAGACCCAGAGCGCTGCCCTCATCTCTGCACCTGAATCTGAACCCAAACCTGAACCCACACCTGAACCcaaacctgaacctgaacctacTCCGGCTGAAACAGCAGAGCCTCTCCTCTCCAACGGTCTTCCTCAGAACGTTGAGGAACTGTCTGAGGATGTTGCGCTTTCAGACACTACATCCCTTGACAAGCCCGATGCCTCTCAATCTCAGGAATCCACACCTGTAGCTAAAATGGCAGCACCAacccaggaggaggaggaggaggagaagaaggtggaagagaagaaggtggaagaggaggagaaggtggaagaggaggagaaggtggaggagaaggtggaagaggagaaggagaaaattGAGGATGTCCCTCCTGCCCCTATCAGCTGCCCTACAGAGGAATCTACTATGCAAG CTGCTACGTCTCTGccaaagaagaggaggaacatgAAGGAGCTCAACAAAAAGCCCATGGGAGACCTCCTGGATGCATTCACAGAT gagcaggagcccAAGCCTGTTTCTGAACCTTTGCCCACTCCGGCCGACCCTGTCCCTGTTGCTCCAGCTGAACCTCCTGCTGAACCTCCTGCTGAGGTCGTAGATGAGACttgggaagagaaagaggacaaacagaATGCAGTACCTGACAGGCCCAAAGCCACGCCGGAGACAACTGAGCAGAAATACCAGTACAAAGAAG AACAATGGAAGCCGATAAACccagaagagaagaagcagtATGACAGGGATTTCCTCCTGGGATTCCAGTTCAGCAGCGCCAGTATGAACAAACCTGAGGGTCTGCCCACCATCAGTGATGTGGTCCTGGACAAG GTGAACAAGACTCCTCTGCGACCTGCTGACCCAGCTCGACTAATTAACGTTGGTCCTGATTTTACTCCCTCATATTTGGGGAATCTTGGGAGCAGATCAGTGGGAGGACCACGAGGCCCA CCTCCTGGGCCACGTCGCTCCCAGCAGGGTCAGCGTAAAGAACCTAGGAAAATCAACATCAGCAGCATGTCCTTCAATGATGACGTGCAACTCAACAAGGCTGAGAAGGCCTGGAAGCCATCAGTGAAGAAGTCCACTCGAAGCCGCTGTGCCGAGGAAACCGAAGAAGATGACACTGAACAGGGCAAGACTCGGGAGCTGTTCAAGCGTCTGCGCAGTATCCTCAACAAGTTGACTCCTCAGAAGTTTCAGGAGCTGATGAAGCAGGTGACGGATCTGGCGATAGACACGGAGGAGAGGCTGAAGGGAGCCATTGACCTCATCTTTGAGAAGGCCATCTCAGAGCCCAACTTCTCTGTGGCCTACGCCAATATGTGCCGCTGCCTTATGGGA TTGAAAGTCCCCACTTCGGACAAGCCAGGAGTTTTTGCCAACTTCCGTAAACTGCTGCTTAACCGCTGTCAGAAAGAGTTTGAGAAGGAccaggatgatgatgagatctttgagaagaagcagaaagagtTGGAAGCTTCCAAAGAT GATGAAGAGCGTGAGCGCTTGAGAGTGGCGCTGAATGATGCCAGAGACCAGGCCCGCCGGCGCTCACTGGGAAACATTAAGTTCATAGGCGAGCTCTTCAAGCTGAAGATGCTGACTGAGGCCATCATGCACGACTGTGTAGTGAAACTACTAAAGAATCACGACCAAGAGTCTCTGGAGTGTCTCTGCAGGCTGTTCTCCACTATTGGAAAAGATCTGGACTTTGAAAAGGCCAAG CCTCGTATGGATCAGTATTTTACCCAGATGGACAAGATcatcaaagagaaaaagactTCATCCAGAATCCGCTTCATGCTGCAAGATGTCGTGGACCTCAGAAAG TGCAACTGGGTGCCTCGCAGAGGAGAACAGGGTCCTAAAACAATTGACCAAATTCACAAggaggcagagatggaggagcacAGGGAGCACATCAAAGTGCAGCAGCTCATATCCAAGGGAGGTGgcggtggaggtggtggaggaggaggtggaggaggtggaggtggtggaggcagGATGGGAGGGGGCATGGGGGGCCGAGGGTCTCACACACCAGGAGGTGGCCGGAATAACCAGCCTCAGGATGAGGGATGGAACACGGTGCCCATCTCCAAGAACAGACCTATCGACACCACCCGCCTTAGCAAGATCACCAAG CCCggttctctggacttcaacaATCAACTGTTGGCTCCAGGAGGCAAAAGCATTGCAGGCAGCTGGGGCAAAGGCAGCAGTGGAGGAACTGGAGCTAAACCAGCCAGTGGAGAGCAAG ATTCTGGTCGTCCAGCTACCAGCACCAACCGATTTTCTGCCCTGCAGTCTGGTTCTTCGTTGTCTACATCCGACTCCGATCGCAGAGTTCCTCAGAG GTCAAGCTCCAGTCGTGAGCGCGGTGGAGACAGGGGCGACCAGAAGGATCGCTTTGACCGATTTGATCGCAATGAGGGACGGGAAGGTCGTGACGACAGGAGCAGCAGTAACCAAATCACAAAGAGAAGCTTCAGCAGAGAGTCGCAGGACCGCGGAGGGAGGGCTGGAGACAGCCGGACCCCGACTGATCCCGTGCGTCGCGTCGCCAGCATGACTGATGACAGGGACAGAGGAAGTCGGGACAGGGGAAGCAGAGACCAAGGAAGCAGAGACCGAGGAAGTGGGGACAGGGGAAGCAGAGACCAAGGAAGCAGAGACCGAGGAAGTCGGGACAGGGGAAGCGGAGACCAAGGAAGCAGAGACCGAGGAAGTCGGGACAGGGTTCCAAGCAAAGATCTCACAG CTAAGCGTGAGAGCgcccccactcctcctccttctctccctaAACCTACTTTgactgaggaggagctggagaagaaggCCAATGCCATCGTTGAAGAATACCTCCACATTAATGACTTGAAG GAGGCGCTGCAGTGTGTGGCAGAGCTCAACAGTGCCTCGCTGCTGTACGTGTTTGTGCGGAACGGCGTGGAGTCAACGCTGGAGCGCAGCACAATCGCTAGAGAGCGCATGGGCCACTTGCTGCACCAACTTATAAAGGCAGGGACATTGCCCACACCGCAGTGCTACAAAGG GCTAGAAGAGATCCTGGAGGCAGCCGAAGACATGGCCATAGATATACCTCACATATGGCTCTACCTGGCTGAACTCATTACCCCCCTGCTCCATGAGGGAGGCATCCCTATGGGACAGCTCTTCAG GGAGATCTCAaagcctctcctccctctgggGAAGGCCGCTGTGCTGCTGGTTCAGATCCTTAAGCTGCTCTGCGACGGAATG ACCCCTAAGAAGGTCGGGGCCATGTGGACAGAGGACGGGCTGAGCTGGAGTGACTTCTTGCCCAAGGACGAGGACGTCAACAAGTTTGTCACTGAACAG aAGGTGGATTTCACCACAGGAGAAATGACGGAGTCAGTGgaagaggatgaaaagaaaaccctgAGTGGAGAAGAGCTCAGTAAACAGCTGGACAGACTCCTCGAGGAAAAGGCCGACGACCAGCGCGTCGGAGACTGGGTAGAG gCCAACTTGGACGAGGCGCAGGCGACTTCCAACCAGTTCGTACGAGCATTGATGACCGCAGTGTGCCAGTCCGCCATCATAT GTGACAACCCGTACAGGGTGGATCCAAGTCAGATCAAGCTGAGAGCCAGTCTTCTGCAGAAATACCTGTGTGACGAGCAGAAAGAGCTGCAGGCCCTTTGCGCCCTCCAGGCTCTGATGGTGCACATGGAGCAGCCTGCGA acCTGCTGCGGATGTTCTTCGACGCCTTGTACGATGAGGACGTCATTAAAGAAGAGGCCTTCTATAAGTGGGAATCGAGCAAAGACCCTGCGGAGCAGACAGGCAAAGGTGTGGCCTTGAAATCTGTCACCGCCTTCTTCACCTGGCTCCgcgaggcagaggaggaggagtctgacAAGGAATAA